One genomic region from Hyalangium ruber encodes:
- the hemA gene encoding glutamyl-tRNA reductase gives MELLCIGLSHRTAPLNVRERLALPEPRQVELLQRLAQAPTEAFLVSTCNRVELYVSSPEISQAGVRAREALSELGGPETLEHLYEHQGAGALEHLFRVASSLDSMVLGEAQILGQVKDAFELGQGAGAVRGVLTRVCASAFSCAKRVRTETAIGRAATSMASAAVSLASKVFDELSDKTVLVVGAGEMGELAARHLKQAKAGRVLITNRTLSRAEALAAEVGGVARPFEELQVLLKEADVVVCSTASPVPLFTKENVGAVGRARRFRPLFMVDLAVPRDIAPEVAELDWVTAYDVDDIQKFVAENEAARAEEAQKAAVLVIQEVSRFMRDRAVRDGVPVLARLRQRAEQIAKAEVERTLAGMGEGLTDKQRKSIEAMGRAIVNKLLHEPTAKLRAVGPEHESNRLAGAAAELFGLAEESVPTAEAESAAPTAASGGKR, from the coding sequence ATGGAGCTGCTCTGTATTGGCTTGTCCCACCGGACGGCGCCCCTGAACGTGCGTGAGCGGCTCGCGCTGCCGGAGCCCCGGCAGGTGGAGCTGCTCCAGCGGCTGGCGCAGGCGCCTACCGAGGCGTTCCTCGTCTCCACCTGCAACCGGGTGGAGCTGTACGTGTCATCTCCCGAGATCTCGCAGGCGGGCGTCCGTGCGCGTGAGGCGCTCAGTGAGCTGGGCGGTCCCGAGACGCTGGAGCACCTCTATGAGCACCAGGGCGCCGGGGCGCTGGAGCACTTGTTCCGCGTGGCCTCCAGCCTGGACTCCATGGTGCTGGGCGAGGCGCAGATCCTCGGGCAGGTGAAGGACGCTTTCGAGCTGGGTCAGGGCGCGGGCGCGGTGCGTGGGGTGCTCACTCGCGTGTGCGCCTCGGCCTTCTCGTGCGCCAAGCGCGTGCGCACCGAGACGGCCATCGGTCGGGCGGCCACCTCCATGGCCTCGGCGGCCGTGTCGCTGGCCTCCAAGGTCTTCGATGAGCTGTCGGACAAGACGGTGCTGGTGGTGGGGGCGGGAGAGATGGGCGAGCTGGCCGCGCGGCACCTGAAGCAGGCCAAGGCGGGCCGGGTGTTGATCACCAACCGGACGCTCTCTCGCGCCGAGGCGCTGGCCGCCGAGGTGGGCGGCGTGGCCCGGCCCTTCGAGGAACTGCAGGTGCTGCTCAAGGAGGCCGACGTGGTGGTGTGCTCGACGGCCTCGCCAGTGCCCCTGTTCACCAAGGAGAACGTGGGCGCGGTGGGCAGGGCGCGCCGGTTCCGGCCCCTGTTCATGGTGGACCTGGCCGTGCCGCGCGACATTGCTCCAGAAGTGGCTGAGCTGGACTGGGTAACGGCCTACGACGTGGACGACATCCAGAAGTTCGTCGCCGAGAACGAGGCGGCGCGGGCCGAGGAGGCCCAGAAGGCCGCTGTGCTCGTCATTCAAGAGGTGTCGCGCTTCATGCGCGACCGCGCGGTGCGCGACGGAGTGCCGGTGCTGGCGCGGTTGCGGCAGCGGGCCGAGCAGATCGCCAAGGCCGAGGTGGAGCGCACGCTGGCGGGCATGGGCGAGGGGCTCACCGACAAGCAGCGCAAGAGCATCGAGGCCATGGGGCGCGCCATCGTCAACAAGCTGCTGCACGAGCCCACCGCGAAGCTGCGCGCCGTGGGGCCGGAGCATGAGAGCAACCGGTTGGCGGGCGCCGCCGCCGAGCTGTTCGGTCTCGCCGAGGAGTCGGTGCCCACCGCCGAGGCCGAGAGCGCCGCTCCCACCGCCGCGAGTGGAGGCAAGCGATGA
- a CDS encoding cytochrome C assembly family protein: MSQSLVSLACHAYAFAALVYLAYLVRQWHALALAGRVLVGGGLALHGLSLFSLMGAQGGMPVGAAQGFSALAFLLLALGLVLDLLYRKPVIGAFITPLAVAVLLPGLLLHGGQAPLSSSMRQPLLPLHISIALLGMAAFAVAAGVGVMYLLMERQVKGKRFGLLFSRLPSLEFLDTLNRRLVVWGFIALSITLATGAFFVVGSSHGFSWMLDAKVLATFVAWGLFAALAGARVLIGWRGRRVALLTMMGFGLVLVSFLSSYNSTIGGGR, translated from the coding sequence ATGAGTCAATCCCTCGTCTCGCTTGCCTGCCACGCCTACGCCTTCGCGGCGCTGGTGTATCTCGCCTACCTGGTACGCCAGTGGCACGCGCTCGCCCTCGCCGGGCGGGTATTGGTGGGCGGAGGGCTGGCCCTGCATGGCTTGTCCCTGTTCTCGCTGATGGGCGCGCAGGGAGGCATGCCAGTGGGCGCGGCGCAGGGCTTCTCCGCGCTCGCCTTCCTGCTGCTGGCCCTCGGGTTGGTGCTGGATCTGCTCTACCGCAAGCCTGTCATCGGCGCGTTCATCACCCCGCTGGCGGTGGCGGTGCTGCTGCCCGGGTTGTTGCTGCACGGTGGGCAGGCGCCGCTGTCGTCCTCCATGCGCCAGCCGCTGCTGCCGCTGCACATCAGCATCGCGCTGCTGGGCATGGCGGCCTTCGCCGTGGCGGCCGGCGTGGGCGTCATGTACCTGCTGATGGAGCGGCAGGTGAAGGGCAAGCGCTTCGGCCTGCTGTTCTCCCGGCTGCCCTCGCTCGAGTTCCTCGACACCCTCAATCGACGGCTGGTGGTGTGGGGCTTCATCGCGCTGTCCATCACCCTGGCCACCGGCGCCTTCTTCGTCGTGGGCTCCTCACATGGGTTCTCCTGGATGTTGGATGCCAAGGTCCTCGCCACCTTCGTGGCCTGGGGCCTGTTCGCGGCGCTGGCGGGCGCACGCGTCCTGATTGGCTGGCGCGGCCGGCGCGTGGCGCTGCTGACCATGATGGGCTTCGGGTTGGTGCTCGTGTCCTTCCTCTCGTCGTACAACTCCACCATCGGAGGCGGGCGCTAG
- the trxA gene encoding thioredoxin → MAGADIMTIGDGDFDKEVLKSDTPVLVDFWATWCAPCRAIAPAIEELASQYKGKVKVAKLNVDDNQDTAQTYGIRSIPTLLVFKGGKVVGTIVGAVPKGRIEAEITKSL, encoded by the coding sequence ATGGCAGGCGCAGACATCATGACCATCGGAGATGGGGATTTCGACAAGGAAGTGCTCAAGTCAGACACGCCGGTGCTCGTGGACTTCTGGGCGACCTGGTGCGCCCCGTGTCGGGCCATCGCCCCAGCCATCGAGGAGCTGGCCTCGCAGTACAAGGGCAAGGTGAAGGTCGCCAAGCTCAACGTCGACGACAACCAGGACACCGCGCAGACGTACGGCATCCGCTCCATCCCGACCCTGCTCGTCTTCAAGGGCGGCAAGGTGGTGGGCACCATCGTCGGCGCGGTTCCCAAGGGCCGCATCGAGGCGGAGATCACCAAGTCGCTGTAA
- a CDS encoding PilZ domain-containing protein, with amino-acid sequence MNRASSGTGFFPSAAEVTMQSKGARKGKAPSREADTSAPAAKPEKPEAIAAPTSPLAAKGADKPSLPRVSFPRPEERRPSGRGEEAGRPGASGRRGGAPMLAPIIETRVGDEPEHRHFPRARLATRFELWREEGGTRTFAASFTSLNVSVSGAFLESTFFMPMGTELNVRFALEEGAEPVQARAQIVREERNGPDGRSGFGIRFVEFSGQTEVSLARLFLGMRLRTFVEDYLQSRRSRSLPNELERAVDVLAAWELLKATSPGDPWRGE; translated from the coding sequence ATGAATCGCGCCAGTTCCGGTACGGGATTCTTTCCCAGCGCGGCGGAGGTGACGATGCAGAGCAAGGGTGCCCGGAAGGGCAAAGCTCCCTCCCGTGAGGCGGACACCTCCGCCCCTGCCGCGAAGCCCGAAAAGCCCGAGGCGATCGCAGCTCCAACTTCCCCGCTCGCGGCCAAGGGCGCGGACAAGCCCTCGCTGCCGCGGGTCTCCTTTCCCCGTCCCGAGGAGCGCCGCCCGTCAGGCCGAGGCGAGGAGGCAGGACGTCCGGGAGCCTCGGGTCGCCGAGGCGGCGCGCCCATGCTGGCGCCGATCATCGAGACGCGGGTGGGGGATGAGCCAGAGCACCGGCACTTCCCACGGGCCCGCCTGGCCACGCGCTTCGAGCTGTGGCGAGAGGAGGGAGGAACGCGGACCTTCGCCGCTTCCTTCACCTCGCTGAACGTGAGCGTGAGTGGGGCCTTCCTCGAGAGCACGTTCTTCATGCCCATGGGCACGGAGCTCAACGTGCGCTTCGCGCTGGAGGAGGGGGCAGAACCGGTTCAGGCGCGCGCGCAGATCGTCCGCGAGGAGCGCAACGGCCCCGATGGGCGCAGCGGCTTCGGCATTCGGTTCGTGGAGTTCTCGGGACAGACCGAGGTGTCCCTGGCTCGGCTCTTCCTGGGCATGCGGCTACGGACCTTCGTCGAGGACTATTTGCAGTCCCGGCGCTCCCGCTCTCTGCCCAACGAGCTCGAGCGAGCGGTGGATGTGCTCGCCGCGTGGGAGCTGCTCAAGGCCACCTCGCCGGGAGACCCCTGGCGAGGCGAGTAG
- the mgtE gene encoding magnesium transporter, translated as MLGNLLKPEFDELIRARDWNSLREAFTEMDPADVAEVIEDLPAKDSGVLFRLLPRDMAALAFEYLPPHQQSELVSTLGNEELKNVLNEMAPDDRTRLLEELPAEVTRRVLTTLAPAELKVARELLGYPERSAGRYMTPEFLTIPGNLTAAAALEYVRKHGQGRETLNVLYIVDEKGRLLDDVRLASLVLAKADSAVTDIHDRQLVSIPATADREEIISFFEKYDRVALPVTDSKGVLLGIITVDDVLDVAEEEATEDIQRMGGMEALEAPYLDIGIIGMLRKRVGWLTVLFIGQMLTATAMAHYQDAIAQAVFLSAFVPLIISSGGNSGSQATSLIIRALAVRDVSLVDWWRVALRESVSGIALGLFLGVLGTLRIILWPGHETLYGPHFGWVGVAVGLSVVGVVTFGTLCGSMLPFLLRRLGLDPATASAPFVATLVDVTGVIIYFTVASAILAGRAF; from the coding sequence ATGCTGGGAAACCTCCTCAAGCCCGAATTCGACGAACTCATCCGCGCCAGGGACTGGAACTCGCTGCGTGAGGCTTTCACCGAGATGGACCCGGCGGACGTGGCCGAGGTCATCGAGGATCTGCCCGCCAAGGACAGCGGCGTGCTCTTCCGGCTCCTGCCCCGGGACATGGCGGCGCTCGCCTTCGAGTACCTGCCGCCGCACCAGCAATCGGAGCTGGTGAGCACGCTGGGCAACGAGGAGCTCAAGAACGTGCTCAACGAGATGGCGCCCGACGATCGCACGCGCCTGCTCGAGGAGCTGCCCGCGGAGGTCACCCGGCGGGTGCTCACCACGCTGGCCCCGGCGGAGCTGAAGGTGGCCCGCGAGCTGCTGGGCTACCCGGAGCGCAGCGCCGGCCGCTACATGACGCCGGAGTTCCTCACCATCCCGGGGAACCTCACCGCCGCGGCGGCGCTCGAGTACGTGCGCAAGCACGGCCAGGGGCGCGAGACGCTCAACGTCCTCTACATCGTCGATGAGAAGGGCCGGCTGCTGGATGACGTGCGCCTGGCCTCGCTGGTGCTGGCCAAGGCGGACTCCGCGGTCACCGACATCCATGATCGCCAGCTCGTCAGCATTCCGGCCACCGCGGACCGCGAGGAGATCATCAGCTTCTTCGAGAAGTACGATCGGGTGGCGCTGCCGGTGACGGACTCGAAGGGCGTGCTGCTGGGCATCATCACCGTGGACGACGTGCTCGACGTGGCCGAGGAGGAGGCCACCGAGGACATCCAGCGCATGGGCGGTATGGAGGCCCTCGAGGCGCCCTACCTGGACATCGGCATCATCGGCATGCTGCGCAAGCGCGTGGGCTGGCTCACGGTGCTCTTCATCGGGCAGATGCTCACCGCCACGGCGATGGCCCACTACCAGGACGCCATCGCCCAGGCCGTCTTCCTGAGCGCCTTCGTGCCGCTCATCATCTCCTCGGGCGGCAACTCCGGCTCGCAGGCCACCTCGCTCATCATCCGCGCGCTGGCGGTGCGAGATGTCTCGCTGGTGGACTGGTGGCGCGTGGCCCTGCGCGAGAGCGTCAGCGGCATCGCCCTGGGGTTGTTCCTCGGAGTGCTGGGCACGTTGCGCATCATCCTCTGGCCCGGGCACGAGACGCTCTACGGCCCCCACTTCGGATGGGTGGGCGTGGCGGTGGGATTGAGCGTGGTGGGCGTGGTGACGTTCGGCACGCTGTGCGGTTCGATGCTGCCGTTCCTGCTGCGCCGCCTGGGGTTGGATCCCGCCACCGCGTCGGCCCCCTTCGTGGCCACGCTGGTGGACGTCACCGGCGTCATCATCTACTTCACCGTGGCCAGCGCCATCCTCGCCGGCCGCGCCTTCTAG
- the rodA gene encoding rod shape-determining protein RodA → MVPHVPWGLIVCVLAIACLGIWNLASAARGSQSAWTSQTVYLGIGLGAALMVCLVDYRWIQRMTVPIYVLNILALIALRFIGHKAKGAESWFVLGPIRVQPAEFMKIGVILMLAKIYHDDFRPNQPAYGLLRLWKPVLVVMVPFAIVLVQPDLGTAMMIGLSSITVILFGKVRWYLVAVMVAALLAGAGVIWNDYVRDAPEPRTTILRHHLKKHQSQRISGWLDPEADLRGSGYHAAQSKIAVGSGGMGGKGWREGTQTGLSFLPEQHTDFIFSVWAEEHGFLMCLLLLALYGGLFSLALAVGFSARDRFGAFVAVGVTAMLFWQVFENIGMVIGLLPVTGITLPLMSYGGSSMLSVMLSIGLLVNISMRRHMF, encoded by the coding sequence ATGGTCCCCCACGTCCCGTGGGGGCTGATCGTCTGTGTCCTGGCCATCGCGTGCCTGGGCATCTGGAACCTCGCCTCGGCGGCACGTGGCTCGCAGTCCGCCTGGACCAGCCAGACGGTCTACCTGGGCATCGGCCTGGGCGCGGCGCTGATGGTGTGCCTGGTGGACTACCGCTGGATCCAGCGGATGACGGTGCCCATCTATGTGCTCAACATCCTGGCGCTCATCGCGCTGCGCTTCATCGGCCACAAGGCCAAGGGCGCTGAGAGCTGGTTCGTGCTCGGCCCCATCCGCGTCCAGCCCGCCGAGTTCATGAAGATCGGCGTCATCCTCATGCTGGCGAAGATCTACCACGACGACTTCCGGCCCAATCAGCCCGCGTATGGGCTGTTGCGGCTGTGGAAGCCGGTGCTGGTGGTGATGGTGCCCTTCGCCATCGTGCTGGTGCAGCCGGACCTGGGCACGGCGATGATGATCGGCCTGTCCTCGATCACCGTCATCCTCTTCGGCAAGGTGCGCTGGTACCTCGTGGCGGTGATGGTGGCGGCCCTGCTGGCGGGCGCGGGCGTCATCTGGAACGACTATGTGCGGGATGCGCCCGAGCCGCGCACCACCATCCTTCGCCACCACTTGAAGAAGCACCAGAGCCAGCGCATCTCCGGGTGGCTGGATCCAGAGGCGGACCTGCGGGGCAGCGGCTACCACGCCGCCCAGTCGAAGATCGCCGTGGGCAGCGGCGGCATGGGCGGCAAGGGCTGGCGCGAGGGCACGCAGACGGGCCTCTCCTTCCTGCCCGAGCAGCACACGGACTTCATCTTCTCCGTGTGGGCCGAGGAGCACGGCTTCCTGATGTGCCTGCTCCTGCTGGCGCTCTATGGAGGACTGTTCTCCCTGGCGCTGGCCGTGGGCTTCAGCGCACGGGACAGGTTCGGCGCCTTCGTGGCCGTGGGCGTCACCGCCATGCTCTTCTGGCAGGTGTTCGAGAACATCGGCATGGTGATCGGCCTGCTGCCAGTGACGGGCATCACCCTGCCGTTGATGAGCTACGGCGGCTCCTCCATGCTGTCGGTGATGCTCAGCATCGGGCTGCTGGTGAACATCAGCATGCGCCGCCACATGTTCTAG
- the mrdA gene encoding penicillin-binding protein 2: protein MTPPTIGNTTAGRDLKRHFLLLGLLLVGGLVVLAMQLYRLQIIRGEEYSAKSVANFVKEVRLRADRGVIKDARGTILVDSRPSFDAFITPAFCTDCSTHVIPKLAELLGWDAETRQKVDDQVRSARRNAPFQPVPVRIDLARDELDRLNARRDILDGVEVVPVPHRNYRTETVLSHVLGYMNEITQDELDRLNADGAKYALGDYIGRRGLERYFESRLRGVDGVRKEVVNARGQTIEELNVKLGEHSVVPPQAGSNVVLSIDMRLQEEAERAFPGVAGAVVAIDVNTGYIRALVSRPGFDPNLLTGRVTPAQMSALTKDRLQPMINRVAAEHYSPGSTFKVVTALAAYKSGVFRPETTVNCPGGYKLGARTWRCHKDAGHGPVNGKQALQYSCDTWYYKVADTLGLDAIADMGKSLGLGSPTGIGVVAEVPGIMPSESYHDRLSPGGYTKGMALNSAIGQGDDNVTPLQLAMVYAALANGGTLHKPQLVQRIEDLDGRVMESYEPQVVRKVEMNPSHRKSIVDALVAVVNEPGGTAYRTRLKDIVVAGKTGTAQVASLGAVRLKTHQMEFFARDHAWFASFAPAENPEIAVVVLNEHGGHGGSDAAPTGMAVIQKYFDLKKQDASSPPQRSNQPYVLTLPPAPKLEDVMLTRGAPQAQTPNAAQH from the coding sequence GTGACGCCTCCGACGATTGGAAACACCACCGCTGGCCGCGACCTCAAGCGGCACTTCCTCCTCCTGGGCCTGCTCCTGGTGGGCGGCCTCGTCGTGCTGGCCATGCAGCTCTACCGGCTGCAGATCATCCGGGGCGAGGAGTACTCGGCCAAGTCCGTGGCCAACTTCGTCAAGGAGGTGCGCCTGCGCGCCGATCGCGGCGTCATCAAGGACGCGCGTGGCACCATCCTCGTGGACAGCCGTCCCTCGTTCGACGCCTTCATCACTCCGGCCTTCTGCACCGACTGCTCCACCCATGTGATTCCGAAGCTGGCCGAGCTGCTCGGCTGGGACGCGGAGACGCGCCAGAAGGTGGACGATCAGGTGCGCTCGGCGCGCCGCAACGCTCCGTTTCAGCCGGTGCCTGTGCGCATCGATCTGGCGCGTGACGAGCTGGACCGGCTCAACGCCCGGCGCGACATCCTGGACGGCGTGGAGGTGGTGCCGGTGCCGCACCGCAACTACCGCACCGAGACGGTGCTGTCGCACGTGCTGGGGTACATGAACGAGATCACCCAGGACGAGCTGGACCGGCTCAACGCGGACGGGGCGAAGTACGCCCTGGGCGATTACATCGGTCGGCGCGGCCTGGAGCGCTACTTCGAGTCGCGGCTGCGCGGGGTGGATGGGGTGCGCAAGGAGGTGGTGAACGCGCGCGGACAGACGATCGAGGAGCTCAACGTGAAGCTGGGCGAGCACTCGGTGGTGCCGCCGCAGGCGGGCAGCAACGTGGTGCTCTCCATCGACATGCGGCTGCAGGAGGAGGCCGAGCGCGCGTTTCCGGGTGTCGCTGGCGCGGTGGTGGCCATCGACGTGAACACGGGCTACATCCGCGCCCTCGTGTCGCGGCCGGGCTTCGATCCCAACCTGCTCACCGGCCGTGTCACGCCGGCGCAGATGTCGGCGCTCACCAAGGATCGGCTCCAGCCGATGATCAACCGCGTGGCCGCCGAGCACTACAGCCCGGGCTCCACTTTCAAGGTCGTCACCGCGCTGGCGGCCTACAAGTCGGGCGTGTTCCGGCCGGAGACGACGGTCAACTGCCCGGGTGGCTACAAGCTGGGGGCGCGCACCTGGCGCTGCCACAAGGACGCGGGCCACGGGCCGGTGAATGGGAAGCAGGCGCTCCAGTACTCGTGCGACACCTGGTACTACAAGGTCGCCGACACCCTGGGGCTGGACGCGATCGCCGACATGGGCAAGTCGCTCGGGCTGGGCAGCCCCACCGGCATTGGCGTGGTGGCCGAGGTGCCCGGCATCATGCCCAGCGAGAGCTACCACGACCGGCTCTCGCCCGGTGGCTACACCAAGGGCATGGCGCTCAACAGCGCCATCGGCCAGGGCGATGACAACGTGACGCCGCTGCAGCTGGCCATGGTTTACGCGGCCCTGGCCAATGGCGGCACGCTGCACAAGCCGCAGCTGGTCCAGCGCATCGAGGACCTGGACGGGCGCGTCATGGAGTCGTACGAGCCGCAGGTGGTGCGCAAGGTGGAGATGAACCCCTCGCACCGCAAGTCGATCGTCGACGCGCTGGTGGCGGTGGTGAACGAGCCGGGCGGCACCGCGTACCGTACGCGCCTCAAGGACATCGTGGTGGCGGGCAAGACGGGCACCGCCCAGGTGGCCTCGCTGGGCGCGGTGCGCCTCAAGACGCACCAGATGGAGTTCTTCGCGCGTGACCACGCGTGGTTCGCCTCCTTCGCCCCGGCGGAGAACCCGGAGATCGCCGTGGTGGTGCTCAACGAGCACGGCGGGCACGGTGGCTCGGACGCCGCGCCCACGGGCATGGCTGTCATCCAGAAGTACTTCGACCTGAAGAAGCAGGACGCGAGCTCTCCTCCGCAGCGTTCCAATCAGCCCTACGTCCTGACGTTGCCTCCGGCGCCGAAGCTGGAGGACGTCATGCTCACTCGCGGCGCGCCGCAGGCCCAGACTCCGAATGCAGCTCAGCATTGA
- the mreC gene encoding rod shape-determining protein MreC, with the protein MLSLLKRYRQLLLVSGLLLYPLVAFLVTGRRGREPNFIDRTVIAVTSPVQSGLNWLIDGAVASVRGYVDLRGVRQENDALRLENMQLRASVQALGEARAENERLRQLLAWTEKVPGQEVPARVVGVNPVAKLLSVRISAGENQGVFQGMSVVTPDGIVGQVIRTTGNYADVALVTDPQSRVGVRVQRSRARGTAAGSGSGPLKLENMLRTEDVEDGDLIITAGTDGVYPPGLVVGRVANLEKKEHGMFQGADILPAVDTTKLEEVLVVGSQYQEAGPVVEGTR; encoded by the coding sequence GTGCTGTCCCTTCTCAAGCGTTACCGTCAGCTGCTCCTCGTGAGTGGGCTGTTGCTCTACCCCTTGGTCGCCTTCCTGGTGACCGGCCGGCGGGGCCGCGAGCCCAACTTCATCGATCGCACCGTCATCGCGGTTACCTCCCCGGTGCAGTCGGGCCTCAACTGGCTCATCGACGGCGCGGTGGCCTCGGTGCGCGGGTATGTGGATCTGCGCGGCGTGCGCCAGGAGAATGACGCGCTGCGGCTGGAGAACATGCAGCTTCGGGCCTCGGTGCAGGCGCTGGGCGAGGCGCGGGCGGAGAACGAGCGGCTGCGGCAGTTGCTGGCGTGGACGGAGAAGGTGCCAGGGCAGGAGGTCCCCGCGCGGGTGGTGGGGGTGAACCCGGTGGCCAAGCTGCTGTCGGTGCGGATCAGCGCCGGGGAGAACCAGGGCGTCTTCCAGGGCATGTCGGTGGTGACGCCGGACGGCATCGTCGGCCAGGTGATTCGGACCACGGGCAACTACGCGGACGTGGCGCTGGTGACGGATCCGCAGAGCCGGGTGGGCGTGCGGGTTCAGCGCTCGCGAGCGCGGGGCACGGCGGCGGGCTCGGGCAGTGGGCCGCTCAAGCTGGAGAACATGCTGCGCACCGAGGATGTTGAGGACGGCGATCTCATCATCACCGCCGGCACGGACGGGGTGTACCCGCCAGGGCTGGTGGTGGGGCGGGTGGCGAACCTGGAGAAGAAGGAGCACGGCATGTTCCAGGGTGCCGACATCCTCCCCGCGGTGGACACGACCAAGCTGGAGGAGGTGCTCGTGGTGGGCAGTCAGTACCAGGAGGCAGGGCCGGTGGTGGAGGGCACGCGATGA
- a CDS encoding peptidylprolyl isomerase, translating to MEGLNLRKVVSLVFIVGIAVVFTLQFGPGSTGFGGSGNPTVAPSAAATVNGKEIPIREFSRAYTQQINTLRNQGRPIPEALARQFIVPQVMDQLVNGELLSQAAERYGIVASDEELRELIHKSPSFQTNGQFDFERYKRVLRDFYRMTEPQFEEELRRDMAAQKMLEVVRSSAAVSDDEVRVRYDKDANTARVVFARFLPTMYANKVPAPTAQQLEEFRKANEKKVSDYYEANRFMYQQPERAKVRQILVKLAPDATAEQKDAAKARAQALRQEIVGGKDFVAVAQERSEDPGTKAAGGDLGWVERASLEPALADAVFALAPNTVSEPIETKLGIHLVKVEIKQPASDKKLEDVQNEIATTLYKQEQAKGLAKAEAEKALASAKGGQTLQQLFPAEKEGQPALQRFETETRPEAVETGSFTAGSESVPYLGPAPQLITSAFSAQGPQVLDQVFPVGEGFVVAQVTERQKASDEDFTKKKDELREQARRAKQIELEQSFLKALKDTGKVSTNTEAIESVVGAS from the coding sequence ATGGAAGGTCTGAACCTCCGGAAGGTCGTCTCGCTGGTGTTCATCGTCGGGATTGCAGTGGTGTTCACGCTGCAGTTCGGGCCGGGGAGCACGGGCTTTGGTGGCAGCGGCAACCCGACGGTGGCGCCCAGCGCCGCCGCGACGGTGAACGGCAAGGAGATCCCGATTCGGGAGTTCAGCCGCGCCTACACCCAGCAGATCAACACCCTGCGCAACCAGGGCCGGCCGATCCCCGAGGCCCTGGCGCGCCAGTTCATCGTGCCGCAGGTGATGGACCAGCTCGTCAACGGCGAGCTGCTCTCCCAGGCAGCCGAGCGCTACGGCATCGTCGCCTCGGATGAGGAGCTGCGCGAGCTCATCCACAAGAGCCCGAGCTTCCAGACGAACGGCCAGTTCGACTTCGAGCGCTACAAGCGGGTGCTGCGCGACTTCTACCGGATGACGGAGCCCCAGTTCGAGGAGGAGCTGCGGCGCGACATGGCGGCGCAGAAGATGCTCGAGGTGGTGCGCAGCAGCGCGGCGGTGTCCGACGACGAGGTGCGCGTGCGCTACGACAAGGACGCCAACACGGCCCGAGTGGTCTTCGCGCGCTTCCTGCCGACGATGTACGCCAACAAGGTGCCGGCGCCGACGGCGCAGCAGCTCGAGGAGTTCCGCAAGGCCAACGAGAAGAAGGTCTCCGACTACTACGAGGCCAACCGCTTCATGTACCAGCAGCCGGAGCGGGCCAAGGTGCGGCAGATCCTGGTGAAGCTGGCGCCGGACGCGACGGCGGAGCAGAAGGACGCGGCCAAGGCGCGCGCCCAGGCGCTGCGCCAGGAGATCGTCGGCGGCAAGGACTTCGTCGCGGTGGCGCAGGAGCGCAGCGAGGATCCGGGCACGAAGGCGGCCGGTGGGGACCTGGGCTGGGTGGAGCGCGCCAGCCTGGAGCCGGCGCTGGCGGACGCGGTGTTCGCGCTGGCGCCCAACACGGTGTCGGAGCCCATCGAGACGAAGCTGGGCATCCACCTGGTGAAGGTGGAGATCAAGCAGCCGGCCTCGGACAAGAAGCTGGAGGACGTGCAGAACGAGATCGCCACCACGCTCTACAAGCAGGAGCAGGCCAAGGGGCTGGCGAAGGCGGAGGCGGAGAAGGCGCTGGCGTCCGCGAAGGGTGGCCAGACGCTGCAGCAGCTCTTCCCGGCGGAGAAGGAGGGCCAGCCGGCGCTCCAGCGCTTCGAGACGGAGACGCGTCCGGAGGCGGTGGAGACGGGAAGCTTCACGGCGGGCAGCGAGTCGGTGCCCTACCTGGGGCCGGCGCCGCAGCTGATCACCTCGGCGTTCTCGGCACAGGGTCCGCAGGTGCTGGACCAGGTGTTCCCCGTGGGCGAGGGCTTCGTGGTGGCGCAGGTGACCGAGCGCCAGAAGGCCAGCGACGAGGACTTCACCAAGAAGAAGGACGAGCTGCGTGAGCAGGCCCGGCGCGCCAAGCAGATCGAGCTGGAGCAGTCCTTCCTCAAGGCGCTGAAGGACACGGGCAAGGTGTCCACCAACACCGAGGCCATCGAGAGCGTGGTCGGCGCCAGCTGA